The Candidatus Angelobacter sp. sequence ATGAACTCGGTCGCTTCCTTCGCCACGAACCAATCCAGGCGCGTCCCATCACGCCTGCCGAACGGACCTGGCGCTGGTGCCGGCGCAAACCTGCCATCGCCAGCCTTAGCGCGGCGACCATTCTCCTGTTGTTGGCCGTCGCCATCGGTTCGCCGATCGCCGCTTTTCTCTTCAATCGCGAACGTCAACGCGCGGAGGAGAATCTTTACTTCGCCGACATGCACGGCGCCGAAACCGCTTTGGAGGATGGCGATCTGGGCCGCGCCAGGGAACTGCTCCAGGCCCATCAGCCACGGGCTGGCCAAACTGACCTGCGAGGTTTTGAGTGGCGCCTGCTCTGGCAGCGTTGCCGGGGCGACGATCTTTATGCGTTGCGGGGCCATTCGAACTCTCTCAGCGCACTCAGGTTCTCGCCGGATGGCGACACGTTGGCCACGCGAAGCCGGGACAATCAATTGAAAGTGTGGGACCTGAGCACCCGGACCGAGCTGTTCACGATCACGAACGTCACCTCACTTGGCGGGTTTACTTCCGATGGTCAAAACTTCGCGTTCGGCCTGGGAGACGGCTCGGTCAGACTCTGCGATTCCAGAACCGGGCGGACACTTTACTCCCTCGAAAAGGCCGGGGAACTGGTCGCGTTGCTGGCCGATGGAAAAACCGTTGCCACAACCGCAGAAGGGTTCATCGTCAAACTCTTGGATATTACCTCCGGACACGAAACGTTCCTTCTGCCTGGAAAGGGCGGGCTCGATCTTCGGGGACCGGAATTCGGGGCTGGAGTTGTCATCTCGCCCGACGGCGAGAAGCTGGCCATCAGCAATGGATCCGAAAACGGCATCACGCTTTGGGATCTCAAGACGCACGCGATCCTGAACAGTTCGCTGGATAAACGCGAAGTCCCGATCACCTTCCTGCAATTGTCCCCAGATGGGAAAGTTCTCGCCACGGGAGGTTTTGATGGCCTGGTAAGGCTTTGGGACATGGCCACAGGCCATGAACTTCCTCATCCTATTCAAGAGCCCGAGTCGGTCGTTTCCGCAGCGTTTTCTCCGGATGGGCGGGTGGTGGCCATCGCAAGCCTGGATCAAACCATCAAGCTTTGGGAGTTAGCCACGGGGCGCGAACTCGACACCCTCAGGGGACATGAAAGTGGAGTCTGGCCCGTGACATTCTCCGCCGATGGCCGGAGGTTGGCCAGTGGCGGAGATGACAAAACAGTGAGGCTGTGGAACACCGGGCCAAAGCCCGTGAAGCCGGCCCTTTCCGGCTTGGCGCAGTGGGAGCCATTGATCTGGTCGCCGGACAGCAACCTTCTGGCGGGTCATTGCCAGGATCAAACGGTCAAGCTCTGGGATGCCGCCACCTTGGAAACGCGGACTGTGCTTCCTGGCATTTCCCACCTTCTGACATTCAGTGACCACGGAAAAACCATTCTGGCGAGGCTCGTGGACGGCACCGTGAAGGGCTTCGATGTCGCGACCGGAATAGTGACGCGGGACCTTCCAACGCCGCCCTCACGTGAGTGGAATTATGTGATCACTTCGCCGGACGGACGCAGCGCAGCGATCACAGACGGTACGCCAACCATCCAGCTTTGGGACACGGTTTCTGGCGAGATTAATTTATTAACGAACCTCACCCGGAAGCCAGAAGTGCTCGCCTTTTCTCCTGACGGCAACACGTTGATCGACGCAGGAGGTCTGGAGGGCGAAATCGATATCTGGGATGTGACTCGAAGGCAATGCGTGGAGTCAATAGCAGCGCATTCTGGGCGGGTTGTGAGCGTCGCTATTTCCCCGGATGGTACGTTGGCGGCCTCCGGCAGCATCGACGGCACCATCAAGCTTTGGAACCTGAAAACAAGCCGATGGCTGGCGACTCTGAAAGGGCATAGGCGGCCGGTTTGGACTTTGGCGTTTTCTCCCGATGGCAAGACCCTGGTCAGTGGCAGCGGCGACCGCACCGTCAGACTTTGGAACGTGTCGCTCCGTCGCGAGGCGGCGATTCTCAGGCTGTTCGACGGCAGCTATTCGCGCCTCGCTGAGGAGATCCGGCCGCTCACTTTCTCCCCGGACGGGAACAACGTCGCCGGGGTTACTCAAGATGGCCGCTTGATATTGCTTCGTGCCGCGACACTCGATGAAGTGGCGCTACGCCCCGGTGCCGTGCAGGCGCTGCCAAAGGCAGCTCAATAGTCCAGCGATGAGGCTTCGCGCTCGTGATTCCTTTTGATCGAGCGATGCCACGTCAGCTTTGCCCGCGTTCAGCTCGTTTCGCTTCCCGCAGTTCCTCAGGCCGCAGTCCCCGGGATGGTTTCACACACCTTGTAACCACTCCACGACTCCGTTGTAGGAACTGGTGAACGAAAAACAACCCGGGTGCGAACAGCCTGACAACAAACCAAAACCGAAGAGAGAAAAAATCGCATGATCATTACAGGAAGACTATCAACCAAGCGGATACGTCGGAGTGAGGACAAAAGCCACAATACTTTGGTATTCCTTTCTACAAACCACCAAACTCGTGGGGTTATGAAGATTAGCTCAGCACGTGATTGGGCCTTCACCCTGATCGAACTTTTGGTTGTCATCGCCATCATCGCGATTCTAGCCGCAATGCTGCTGCCCACGCTGGCCAGGGCCAAGCAAGCGGCACGGATGGCCACGTGCCGGAATAATCTGCATCAGATCGGCATCGGCCTGCATTTGTATGTCGATGAAAACAAGGAAACCTTCCCGCCTTTCGACACCGACCAGTTCAAGGATCCGGGGCCGAAGTTGAACTACTCTGCCGCGCTTGGCGGCCAGGATCCTTCACCCGCATGGGCCGCCGGGGTCCGGGCAGCAGCCAATCGGCACCTGGCCAAGTACGTTCCTGCGCCCGCTGCTTTTCATTGTCCCGAGGATAAGGGACTGGACCTTACCAGCCTCGGTTTTCTTTCGACCCGGCCGACCTGTTATGGGACGATAGGCTGCAGCTATGAGTTCAACGGCCTTATCCATTCCGACCTCGACTTCATGGCTGCCGAGGATCCCATTAACAATCTTTGTGGCCAGAAGGAGAGCTGGGTGCCGTCGCCGGCTCGCTTTATCATGATGCATGAGGGGGCCGGTTACCCCTGGAACAATCTCTTCTTTCATTGGCATGGCGGAAACGGAAATCTGATCAGCGCAGGGGCTCTGAAAAACGACCCGACCCCCTTCATCGCTCCGACCTTGTTCGTGGATGGCCACGCGCAGGCTTGCAATTTCACAAGCGCATTCAAAAACAGTACCGGCCAGACAATGGGTGAGAGAAGGGACTGGATGTGGTACAAACCTCGGCAAAAGTAGCATCGAGCCTTGCTGACGAGATCCCCGCCGATGAGTTCTTCCCCGGACGTGAACACGCTCGCCGCTCTCACGCATATTGGCAATATCATCCTGTTCCGTGCCCCGACCCAGGATGAAGCGACATCGCGCGCGCGGGTGCGTCGCCTGTGGTGCAGCTGGCAACTCCACAGTCCTGCCACGGCGCCTTATGTTCCTGCCCCACCTTTGATTGCTTGATCTCAAATTGGGGTCATTTTCCTTACCGCAGTCTCCCGCCCATGGCTCCGCCCTCGGTTCCAGAACCGTTTCACATATTCTGTAACCTCTCCACCGCCGCGTTGTAGGAATCGGTGAAGAATTAACCAAATCAGGCGCGAACGGCCTGATAAAAAACAAAAACATATAAGGATCGGAACATTATGAACACAAAACGAAATTGGACGGCTGCCGGGCTCGGTCTCACAGTTCTAGCGCTGCTGGTGTTGCCACGTCCCGTCCTGGCCGAGGATCAACTCCGGATCAAAGGCCAGGAGACGGGAGCGGTTTTCCCGGGAGCTTTTCAGTTCCCATTTCACTACGAAAGCCTTGCCGCCACGGGGAAGGCAAGCCGTCTCGGGCACTACACCCTCACTGGAAATTTTGCGGTGGATGTCCGCGTGGGGATGTCGACCGGAGCGTTCACGCTCAGCACGCACGACGGGAATGAGCTTTTCCTGACCGAGGCAGGGCATGGCGTGGCCATTGGCGATTTCATTCACAAGGTGTCCGTTTACACCATCACGGGCGGCACGGGCCATTTCGAAGGAGCGACCGGCAGCATTACTACCAGCCTGACATTTGCCTTCCCATTGAACCAGGATATTTCCCCAAATCCCTATGTTGCCGAGCTCACTGGGATCATCGTCCTGGCAGAGGAGGACTGCGATCTGGACAATTCATTTGGACACTAAGATTACACCGGAATTCGAGGCGGTTCCATTGAGGGACTTGGAAAGATGACATGAATATCCAGTTAATGACTTTATGAAGACACGATTCTCAAAACACTTTCGATTCCTTCCCATCTTGTGCTGGGCCGCCTTGGCAAGTCACGGGGCTTCGGCCCAGACGCCGCCCGCACTGGGCGTTGAACTGTATGCGGGGCTGAGCATCACCGGCGCGGTGGGCACCGTTTACTCGGTTGAGTACGTCACGGACCTGGCCCAGACGAACTCCTGGCGCTGCCTGGAGTTCCTGCAACCGCCCGCCAGCCCGTATCTCTGGACCGACAAGTCTGCTCCGGCGACGGGTCAACGGTTTTACCGGGCGGTCGTGTTTGTCGCGCCCACGAACCTGGCGTTCATCCCGCCGGGCACCTTCATGATGGGCAGCCCGACGAATGAAGTGGGCCGAGATATTGATTCATTTGACGAAGAGGGTCCGCAAATGGCAGTGACGATCAGTCGTGGGTTTTTGGTCGGAAAATATGAGGTAACCCAGGGGGAGTATCTGGCGGTGATGGGCACCAATCCAAGTGGGTTCACAGGGGACACGAACCGTCCGGTCGAAACCGTAAGTTGGTTCAACGCCACGAACTATTGCGGCAAGCTCACGCAGCGGGAGCGCGCCGCGGGGCGTATTCCGACCAACAGTGTATATCGGCTGCCGACGGAGGCAGAGTGGGAATACGCGTGCCGGGCATGGACCTCGACACGGTTCAGTTATGGGGACGACGTGGGCTACACAAATGTGACCGATTACGCCTGGTATAGGGACAACAACGGAGGAACAACTCACGTTGTGGGCCAGAAATTACCCAACCCTTGGGGTTTGTATGACACTGCCGGGAATGTGTGGGAGTGGTGCCAGGACTGGTCGGCTCCGTATCCCGGCGGGACCGCACTGGATCCTCAAGGACCGGCAACGGGCGTGGACCGCGTGCTTCGAGGCGCCAGTGTGTTCGGCCCCGCCTACGCCATGCGGTCGGCTCAGCGTTTCCACGACGTCCCAACGATCAAGGTTGACAACACTGGTCTCCGGGTAGTCCTGGCCGCAGGTCAACCTTGAGCTGACGGTAGGAAGCGGACAGCAACGATCGCCTGGCCACATTTCGATGGGAATTGCGAATCAACCCAGCTCGCGGGTCCCCTCGGCGACACCAAGCAAGATCGTATGACCAGCAATATCATGTCGAGCGTGATGTTCGGGTACACCCCAGCTGTGGGTGCCTATCGTTACCCGGCTGACTACCTGTGGCCCCGGCGGCGTTCTCGCGGAATCAAACATCGGCACTGGAACTGGAGGTCCACCCGGACAGGGAAATTGGGTCCAAATCGGCCGCCATCAGTTCGCGGCCACGGAGTTGTGCCTCGGGTTCGATGCAGCCAATACCTTCACCGGCACCACCAAAATTCGCAGTAGCCTCACGGTCAACAAAGGCGGCGATGAATTCACTGCCGCGGTTCAGACGGATACCATCCTGCCGAACGGAATTACCCTTCCGTTTCATCCTGCGGGAACTGCCCACGGCGTCCGCGTGCCAATCGAACCGCTGAACTGAAGTGACCACGGGTTTGATCCTCTCACCCTTTCCGTTGAATCCTGATACTTCATAAAACTTGCGCCGGGTTTCTCTGTGTTAATCGACAGAGAAACCCGGATTCATTTTGGCGTAGATAATCAGAAATCGAAAATCCGGTGCAGATAACTTTCCTCCCGACTTTCGTTTCATTTCGCATTACTGCCAAATTATTGACCGACTGCCTTCGGCTGTGCCTTCTCCCATTCGGCTTTGCTGACCTTTTTCGCTTCATGCCGGATGTAGAATGTCCCCTTTTTGTTGCCGACGACGATGTCCGGATATTTTTTGTTGCTGCAACGACCCGCCACGACCTGCGTGCCCACGCCCGAGTCATCGTCAATCAGGTGGGGAACGAAATCCACCGTCTTGTCCCGGTTGCGGACGAGCTGGAACCAATAAATCACCGCCGCGTCGGTCGGATCGGCGTCGCCGTGCGCGCCGTGTGCCCAGAACCGTTTGCCGGTCACGATGTCCTTGAGCCCGTCGCCATCCATGTCAATCAGATCGACCGCGTGGAGTTGGGAGAAGGTCACGCCGTAGGAATTCGGCTTCTTTTCCTTTTCGAGAACGACGTGCTCCTTGAACGTGATTTCGCCGTTCTGCTTCACCTGTTCGTACCAGACGAGTCCGTAGCCATGCGCGGCCACGCTGGTGATCACATCGTTCAAGCCGTCACCGTTCACGTCGTAGGCATACGCCTGCGATCCGCCGGTGCCGAATTTGAACGGATGCAACTTCCACACCGGGTCGCCCACGAGCGACTTCGGCTGCTCCCACCAGCCATCCTTCTCGATCAGGTCCATCCGGCCGTCGCCGTTCACGTCACCGACGCCCATGCCATGGGTGAATTTATGATAATTATTGTTCGGCGAAATCGGATGAAACTTCCAGGGGCGGCCCGGATCGCCCCAGTCCGGTTCCGCGTAGCCGTAGGAGCCCTTGGAACTGCAAACGATCTCAGGCCTGCCGTCGCCGGTGATGTCGGTGAACGTTGGTGATT is a genomic window containing:
- a CDS encoding protein kinase, which gives rise to MNSCVRCGAELRPHQAGGLCTRCLLESGLEESLAEPNAASPGQIQAPLVKGEAGTVRSFGDYELLEEIARGGMGVVYRARQPSLKRVVALKMILAGQFASKQIIQRFRGEVTAAALLQHPNIVAIHDVGIHDGQHYFSMDYVEGQNLSQLVGNRPLPPAKAARYVKLIAEAIQYAHQQGILHRDLKPSNILVDSSDQPRITDFGLAKRLEGDSSITGTGQMLGSPNFMPPEQASSQHGKVGRPADVYGLGAILYHLLTARPPFQAESFENVIYQLLNTEPVSPRLLNSSVPSDLETICVKCLQKEPSRRYSSAQELSDELGRFLRHEPIQARPITPAERTWRWCRRKPAIASLSAATILLLLAVAIGSPIAAFLFNRERQRAEENLYFADMHGAETALEDGDLGRARELLQAHQPRAGQTDLRGFEWRLLWQRCRGDDLYALRGHSNSLSALRFSPDGDTLATRSRDNQLKVWDLSTRTELFTITNVTSLGGFTSDGQNFAFGLGDGSVRLCDSRTGRTLYSLEKAGELVALLADGKTVATTAEGFIVKLLDITSGHETFLLPGKGGLDLRGPEFGAGVVISPDGEKLAISNGSENGITLWDLKTHAILNSSLDKREVPITFLQLSPDGKVLATGGFDGLVRLWDMATGHELPHPIQEPESVVSAAFSPDGRVVAIASLDQTIKLWELATGRELDTLRGHESGVWPVTFSADGRRLASGGDDKTVRLWNTGPKPVKPALSGLAQWEPLIWSPDSNLLAGHCQDQTVKLWDAATLETRTVLPGISHLLTFSDHGKTILARLVDGTVKGFDVATGIVTRDLPTPPSREWNYVITSPDGRSAAITDGTPTIQLWDTVSGEINLLTNLTRKPEVLAFSPDGNTLIDAGGLEGEIDIWDVTRRQCVESIAAHSGRVVSVAISPDGTLAASGSIDGTIKLWNLKTSRWLATLKGHRRPVWTLAFSPDGKTLVSGSGDRTVRLWNVSLRREAAILRLFDGSYSRLAEEIRPLTFSPDGNNVAGVTQDGRLILLRAATLDEVALRPGAVQALPKAAQ
- a CDS encoding DUF1559 domain-containing protein — encoded protein: MIITGRLSTKRIRRSEDKSHNTLVFLSTNHQTRGVMKISSARDWAFTLIELLVVIAIIAILAAMLLPTLARAKQAARMATCRNNLHQIGIGLHLYVDENKETFPPFDTDQFKDPGPKLNYSAALGGQDPSPAWAAGVRAAANRHLAKYVPAPAAFHCPEDKGLDLTSLGFLSTRPTCYGTIGCSYEFNGLIHSDLDFMAAEDPINNLCGQKESWVPSPARFIMMHEGAGYPWNNLFFHWHGGNGNLISAGALKNDPTPFIAPTLFVDGHAQACNFTSAFKNSTGQTMGERRDWMWYKPRQK
- a CDS encoding VCBS repeat-containing protein produces the protein ALPPRRHPNARGRGARPGRRRVYRSGVVTGEHAVINVTIRLDRSGGCCQTLSMNKFPLILAALMCGSVAGSAKDYLLHTFTKTRLSDKFWCEGATFGDFNHDGKTDIVSGPYWYEGPDFKKRHEYYPATQTFKKKDADGKESVIEGFEGALGSNNAYSDNFFAFAYDFNKDGWDDILIIGFPGEASAWYENPKGREGHWQKHVVLDVTDNESPTFTDITGDGRPEIVCSSKGSYGYAEPDWGDPGRPWKFHPISPNNNYHKFTHGMGVGDVNGDGRMDLIEKDGWWEQPKSLVGDPVWKLHPFKFGTGGSQAYAYDVNGDGLNDVITSVAAHGYGLVWYEQVKQNGEITFKEHVVLEKEKKPNSYGVTFSQLHAVDLIDMDGDGLKDIVTGKRFWAHGAHGDADPTDAAVIYWFQLVRNRDKTVDFVPHLIDDDSGVGTQVVAGRCSNKKYPDIVVGNKKGTFYIRHEAKKVSKAEWEKAQPKAVGQ
- a CDS encoding formylglycine-generating enzyme family protein; amino-acid sequence: MKTRFSKHFRFLPILCWAALASHGASAQTPPALGVELYAGLSITGAVGTVYSVEYVTDLAQTNSWRCLEFLQPPASPYLWTDKSAPATGQRFYRAVVFVAPTNLAFIPPGTFMMGSPTNEVGRDIDSFDEEGPQMAVTISRGFLVGKYEVTQGEYLAVMGTNPSGFTGDTNRPVETVSWFNATNYCGKLTQRERAAGRIPTNSVYRLPTEAEWEYACRAWTSTRFSYGDDVGYTNVTDYAWYRDNNGGTTHVVGQKLPNPWGLYDTAGNVWEWCQDWSAPYPGGTALDPQGPATGVDRVLRGASVFGPAYAMRSAQRFHDVPTIKVDNTGLRVVLAAGQP